The following are encoded together in the Aliidongia dinghuensis genome:
- a CDS encoding HutD/Ves family protein, whose translation MEVIRAAQCRTMPWKNGGGSTTEIAADPPGASLDAFDWRVSMARVASNGPFSHFAGIDRTLAVVEGEGIELTIDGGPPVALTRDAPPLSFPGDKPTAATLAAGPITDLNVMSRRGRYGHRLTRLAGAEALPGEDGIDVVIVLAVHGEAMVEAEDASAALGAGDAAILHRPAAGAVRFVPRAEAVAYLIVLRADR comes from the coding sequence ATGGAGGTCATCCGCGCCGCCCAATGCCGGACGATGCCGTGGAAGAACGGCGGCGGCTCGACCACCGAGATCGCCGCCGATCCGCCGGGCGCGTCGCTCGACGCGTTCGACTGGCGCGTCAGCATGGCGCGGGTCGCTTCCAACGGCCCGTTCTCCCATTTCGCCGGGATCGACCGGACCCTGGCCGTCGTCGAGGGCGAGGGCATCGAGCTCACGATCGACGGCGGGCCGCCGGTTGCGCTGACGCGCGATGCGCCGCCGCTCTCCTTTCCGGGCGACAAACCGACGGCGGCCACGCTCGCCGCCGGTCCCATCACCGACCTCAACGTGATGAGCCGGCGCGGACGCTACGGCCACCGCCTCACCCGCCTCGCCGGGGCCGAGGCGCTGCCCGGGGAGGACGGCATCGACGTCGTAATCGTCCTGGCCGTCCACGGCGAGGCGATGGTCGAGGCGGAAGATGCGTCGGCAGCGCTGGGTGCGGGCGACGCGGCGATCCTGCACCGCCCGGCGGCCGGTGCCGTCCGCTTCGTGCCGCGGGCCGAGGCCGTGGCGTATCTGATCGTGCTGCGGGCCGATCGATAG
- a CDS encoding ABC transporter ATP-binding protein: MIRLEHITKRFGPVAPPSVDDLCLDMPEGTTTALIGPSGCGKTTTMRMINRMIEPTSGRIVVAGEDVTRIDPVELRRRIGYVIQQIGLFPHMTIAANIATVPRLLGWAEARIADRADELLQLVGLEPAKFRARYPRELSGGQRQRVGVARALAADPPVMLMDEPFGAIDPIARGRLQDEFKEILKRVRKTVVIVTHDLDEAIKMGDFIALLRDGRLVQHDTPDAILARPANEFVEAFIGPDRALRRLGLLTLGDVMAPATAGEEGPRAPSTTSLRDALSLLLAEGTASLVVTSTEGRPVGRASRDDILNAHAGALDAVRRAGAEQTA, translated from the coding sequence ATGATCCGGCTCGAGCACATCACGAAGCGCTTCGGTCCCGTGGCGCCGCCCTCGGTCGACGACCTCTGCCTAGACATGCCTGAAGGCACCACGACGGCGCTGATCGGCCCATCCGGCTGCGGCAAGACCACGACCATGCGCATGATCAACCGCATGATCGAGCCGACGTCGGGCCGCATCGTCGTCGCGGGCGAGGACGTCACCCGCATCGACCCGGTCGAGCTGCGCCGCCGCATCGGCTACGTGATCCAGCAGATCGGCCTGTTTCCGCACATGACGATCGCCGCGAACATCGCGACCGTGCCACGGCTCCTGGGCTGGGCTGAGGCGCGCATCGCCGACCGTGCCGATGAGCTGCTGCAGCTGGTCGGCCTCGAGCCCGCCAAGTTTCGCGCGCGATACCCAAGGGAACTGTCCGGCGGCCAGCGCCAGCGCGTCGGCGTCGCCCGCGCGCTCGCGGCCGACCCGCCGGTGATGCTGATGGACGAGCCGTTCGGCGCGATCGACCCGATCGCGCGCGGCCGCTTGCAGGACGAGTTCAAGGAGATCCTGAAGCGCGTGCGCAAGACCGTCGTGATCGTAACCCACGATCTCGACGAAGCGATCAAGATGGGCGACTTCATCGCCCTGCTGCGCGACGGGCGGCTGGTCCAGCACGACACGCCGGACGCGATCCTTGCCCGGCCGGCGAACGAGTTCGTCGAGGCCTTCATCGGCCCCGACCGGGCGCTGCGCCGCCTGGGCCTGCTCACGCTCGGCGATGTCATGGCACCGGCGACGGCGGGCGAGGAGGGGCCACGCGCGCCCTCGACCACCAGCCTGCGCGATGCGCTTTCCCTGCTGCTGGCCGAAGGAACGGCAAGCCTGGTCGTGACCTCCACCGAGGGCCGGCCGGTCGGTCGTGCCAGCCGCGACGACATCCTGAACGCCCATGCCGGCGCCCTCGACGCCGTCCGTCGCGCCGGTGCGGAACAGACCGCGTGA
- a CDS encoding ABC transporter permease — translation MLFDALSWLAGHGPVVRTALGQHLLMSSVSLALALAIGIPLAIAILPSRTMAAVAINGVNALRTIPSIAILAAALPILGIGLMPSIVALVVLALPPILLNTYVGLKEVDAELVDAALGMGMTRGQTLRQVQIPLAAPAIFAGIRTATIQVISGATLASFIGGGGLGDFVTAGIAIMDMPRLIAGALPIAVLALGLETGLGFLERRLFGKGNEGNAR, via the coding sequence ATGCTCTTCGATGCCCTCTCCTGGCTTGCCGGCCACGGGCCGGTCGTCCGCACGGCGCTCGGCCAGCACCTGCTGATGAGCTCGGTGTCGCTCGCGCTCGCGCTTGCGATCGGCATCCCGCTCGCGATCGCCATCCTGCCCAGCCGCACCATGGCGGCGGTCGCGATCAACGGCGTGAATGCGCTGCGCACGATCCCCAGCATCGCCATCCTGGCGGCGGCGCTGCCGATCCTCGGCATCGGCCTGATGCCGTCGATCGTGGCGCTCGTCGTGCTGGCGCTGCCACCGATCCTGCTCAACACCTATGTCGGTCTCAAGGAGGTCGATGCCGAGCTGGTCGATGCGGCACTCGGCATGGGCATGACCCGCGGCCAGACCCTGCGGCAGGTGCAGATCCCGCTCGCCGCTCCGGCCATCTTCGCCGGCATCCGCACGGCGACCATCCAGGTGATCTCCGGCGCCACGCTCGCCTCGTTCATCGGGGGCGGCGGGCTCGGCGACTTCGTCACGGCCGGCATCGCCATCATGGACATGCCGCGGCTGATTGCCGGCGCCCTGCCGATCGCGGTACTGGCGCTCGGCCTCGAGACCGGCCTCGGCTTCTTGGAACGCCGCCTATTCGGCAAGGGCAATGAGGGAAACGCGCGATGA
- a CDS encoding ABC transporter permease gives MRWLPRHWPEVLTALGQHLLLVVVSVAIAFAIALVLGIWGARRPAVYRLVMIATGAIFVVPSLALFALLIPFLGLGAKPAIVGLVSYCLLTLVRNVATGLRAVPADVLDAAEGLGFGPWQRLVKIELPLALPFIVSGIRIATITVIGIATVAAYINAGGLGRIIFDGIDQRFPEKIIIGGLLTSALAIGADFLLSRLERRLRADRAG, from the coding sequence ATGCGCTGGTTGCCGCGGCATTGGCCGGAGGTCCTGACGGCGCTCGGCCAGCACCTGCTGCTCGTCGTGGTCTCGGTCGCCATCGCCTTCGCGATCGCGCTCGTCCTCGGCATCTGGGGCGCCCGGCGTCCGGCGGTCTATCGGCTCGTCATGATCGCCACCGGTGCCATCTTCGTCGTGCCGAGCCTGGCGCTCTTCGCGCTCCTGATCCCGTTCCTCGGCCTGGGCGCCAAGCCGGCGATCGTCGGGCTCGTGTCCTACTGCCTGCTGACACTGGTCCGCAACGTCGCGACCGGCCTGCGCGCCGTGCCGGCCGACGTGCTGGATGCGGCGGAGGGCCTGGGTTTCGGACCGTGGCAGCGCCTCGTCAAGATCGAGCTGCCGCTGGCGCTGCCGTTCATCGTCTCGGGCATCCGCATCGCGACCATCACCGTGATCGGCATCGCGACCGTCGCCGCCTACATCAACGCCGGCGGCCTCGGCCGGATCATCTTCGACGGCATCGACCAGCGCTTTCCGGAAAAGATCATCATCGGCGGGCTCCTGACGTCGGCGCTTGCCATCGGCGCCGACTTCCTGCTGTCACGCCTCGAGCGGCGCCTGCGCGCCGATCGGGCGGGCTAG
- a CDS encoding HAL/PAL/TAL family ammonia-lyase yields MGRTIKLGTEHLSAQDVAEIARGDAAMALGVEARAAIAASHAALDRLAGSGMAIYGVSTGLGAAADTRVSPGDAVIQQRIPLARSVGVGRHARRDEVRAIMAVRLARLAVGRSGASLGTVEALVRMLEHRVHPVVPMTGSVGEADLAPLAHIASVLIGYGEAELDGTLLSGAEALRRAGLTPPALGAKDGLALVSSNAASVGVGALAVVDARRALGGLLAAAALSFEGYRANLSPLWPNAVALRPVPGLAAVAEAMLGACAGGDLARPNGVRSNGARRLQDPLSFRCLGQVHGAAVSALAAALDAIELELNSSDDNPAILADDALSLPNANFDATHLALAFEGLGQALARVAAAAGERIMKLMSPAASELPRFLAPVQDGRNGFATVQKTVSALVAEIQHKALPMPVALLPVADRVEDYGTMALGIVEKTAEIVERVRLLAAIELMVAAQACDLRGGVTLGQGTRTVHAAVRAVVAPLGDDRQLSPDIAALDGLVASGAFDVPFALPAGRP; encoded by the coding sequence ATGGGCAGGACCATCAAGCTCGGCACGGAGCACCTTTCGGCCCAGGACGTGGCCGAGATCGCGCGCGGCGATGCCGCCATGGCGCTCGGCGTCGAGGCGCGGGCGGCGATCGCGGCCTCCCATGCGGCGCTTGACCGCCTGGCCGGCAGCGGCATGGCGATCTACGGCGTCAGCACCGGCCTCGGTGCCGCGGCAGACACGCGGGTCAGTCCCGGCGACGCGGTGATCCAGCAGCGCATCCCGCTCGCGCGCTCGGTTGGGGTCGGACGCCACGCGCGCCGGGACGAGGTGCGGGCGATCATGGCGGTCCGCCTCGCCCGTCTCGCCGTCGGCCGCTCCGGCGCCAGCCTCGGCACGGTCGAGGCGCTGGTGCGGATGCTCGAGCACCGCGTCCACCCGGTCGTGCCGATGACCGGCTCGGTCGGCGAGGCCGACCTGGCGCCGCTCGCCCATATCGCCTCCGTGCTGATCGGTTACGGCGAAGCCGAGCTCGATGGTACGCTCCTCTCCGGTGCCGAGGCGCTCCGCCGTGCCGGCCTGACGCCGCCGGCGCTCGGCGCCAAGGATGGGCTGGCGCTCGTGTCGTCCAACGCCGCCTCCGTCGGCGTCGGCGCGCTCGCGGTCGTCGATGCGCGGCGCGCACTCGGCGGGCTGCTCGCCGCCGCCGCCCTGTCGTTCGAGGGCTATCGCGCGAACCTGTCGCCGCTGTGGCCGAACGCGGTCGCGCTGCGGCCGGTCCCGGGCCTGGCCGCGGTGGCCGAGGCAATGCTGGGCGCCTGCGCCGGCGGCGACCTCGCCCGTCCGAACGGTGTGCGGTCGAACGGCGCGCGGCGCCTGCAGGACCCGTTGAGCTTCCGCTGCCTCGGCCAGGTGCATGGTGCTGCGGTCAGCGCGCTTGCCGCCGCGCTCGACGCGATCGAGCTGGAGCTCAATTCGTCCGACGATAATCCGGCGATCCTGGCGGACGACGCGCTGTCGCTGCCGAACGCCAATTTCGACGCCACCCATCTGGCGCTCGCATTCGAAGGCCTGGGCCAGGCGCTCGCCCGCGTGGCCGCGGCGGCGGGCGAGCGCATCATGAAGCTGATGTCGCCGGCCGCGAGCGAGCTGCCGCGCTTCCTCGCCCCGGTCCAGGACGGCCGCAACGGCTTCGCCACCGTGCAGAAGACCGTGTCGGCACTGGTCGCGGAGATTCAGCACAAGGCCCTGCCGATGCCTGTGGCGCTGCTGCCGGTTGCCGACCGTGTCGAGGACTACGGCACCATGGCGCTCGGCATCGTCGAGAAGACGGCGGAGATCGTCGAGCGGGTCCGGCTGCTGGCGGCCATCGAGCTGATGGTGGCCGCCCAAGCCTGCGACCTGCGCGGCGGCGTCACGCTGGGCCAGGGCACGCGCACGGTGCATGCGGCGGTGCGCGCCGTCGTGGCGCCGCTCGGCGATGACCGGCAGCTCTCGCCCGACATCGCGGCGCTCGATGGCCTCGTCGCGTCCGGGGCCTTCGACGTGCCGTTCGCCTTGCCGGCGGGACGGCCGTAA
- a CDS encoding glycine betaine ABC transporter substrate-binding protein, with product MGRLSVVSLIAGALLALAAAPAEAQTVKVGSKNFTEQYVLAEIYAAALENDGVKVERKINLGGTLIAHQALVTGEIDLYPEYTGTALVAVLKGEVSSDPQKVYGQVKDFYEKQFKVTWLKPTAINNGYVLIVRQDTADKYKLKTMSDLGKVAGELTLGAGPEFADRKDGIPGLKAVYGVDFKEFKQFAKLGLRYDALAGKQIEVANGFATDWQIAQQKLVTLEDDKHLFPPYFVAPVIRQDVLAQNPKIADILNKASALLDNKTMQVLNAKVEQDHEEAADVAHDFLKEKGVIK from the coding sequence GTGGGCAGACTCTCTGTTGTTTCGCTGATCGCCGGCGCGCTGCTGGCGCTGGCCGCAGCTCCCGCCGAGGCACAGACCGTCAAGGTCGGCAGCAAGAACTTCACCGAGCAATACGTCCTGGCCGAGATCTATGCGGCCGCGCTCGAGAACGACGGCGTCAAGGTCGAGCGCAAGATCAACCTCGGCGGCACGCTGATCGCGCATCAGGCGCTCGTGACCGGCGAGATCGACCTTTATCCCGAATACACCGGCACCGCGCTCGTCGCGGTGCTCAAGGGCGAGGTGTCCAGCGACCCGCAGAAGGTCTATGGCCAGGTCAAGGACTTCTACGAGAAGCAATTCAAGGTCACCTGGCTGAAGCCGACCGCGATCAACAACGGCTATGTGCTGATCGTGCGCCAGGACACGGCCGACAAGTACAAGCTCAAGACCATGTCGGACCTCGGCAAGGTCGCAGGCGAGCTGACGCTCGGCGCCGGCCCCGAATTCGCCGACCGCAAGGACGGCATCCCCGGCCTCAAGGCGGTCTACGGCGTCGACTTCAAGGAATTCAAGCAGTTCGCGAAGCTTGGCCTGCGCTATGACGCGCTCGCAGGCAAGCAGATCGAGGTGGCGAACGGCTTTGCCACCGACTGGCAGATCGCCCAGCAGAAGCTTGTGACGCTCGAGGACGACAAGCACCTGTTCCCGCCCTATTTCGTGGCGCCGGTGATCCGCCAGGACGTCCTGGCGCAGAACCCTAAGATCGCCGACATCCTGAACAAGGCCAGCGCGCTGCTCGACAACAAGACGATGCAGGTGCTGAACGCCAAGGTCGAGCAGGACCATGAGGAGGCAGCCGACGTCGCGCACGACTTCCTCAAAGAGAAAGGCGTCATCAAGTAG
- a CDS encoding ornithine cyclodeaminase family protein, which yields MQPIYLAYLNRLDIEELKITDDEILAAIEASLASQGRGETVIEPRVHLEPGVANGHFNVLRGAIREPIDAAGVKVVGDFVDNYKQGLPSELAVLLLFDPRTGIPKAILDASGITDMRTGAVTAIGAKYLARKNSKILGHIGARGTAYWNVRLLDRLFDFDEIRVHSRRPESRNAFADRLAHDLGKPVVATEDWQSCVEGADIVVEASRLNEPTPLLKTDWIKPGAFVVPYGTMSAVELSLTDIMAKLVVDDWGQCKGGKFGSLRAHVETGRLSEATLHAELGQIVAGLKPGRESDDETNLFWHRGLSLSDIALGHAMLAKAERLGIGQRLRFA from the coding sequence TTGCAGCCCATCTATCTCGCCTATCTGAACCGGCTCGATATCGAAGAGCTCAAGATCACCGACGACGAAATCCTCGCCGCGATCGAGGCGAGCCTGGCGAGCCAGGGGCGCGGCGAGACGGTAATCGAGCCGCGCGTGCATCTGGAGCCGGGTGTCGCCAACGGGCATTTCAACGTGCTGCGCGGCGCCATCAGGGAGCCGATCGATGCCGCCGGCGTGAAGGTCGTCGGCGACTTCGTCGACAATTACAAGCAGGGCCTGCCGTCGGAGCTGGCGGTCCTACTGCTGTTCGACCCGCGCACCGGTATCCCGAAGGCGATCCTCGATGCGAGCGGCATCACCGACATGCGCACGGGCGCCGTCACCGCGATCGGCGCCAAGTATCTGGCGCGCAAGAACTCCAAGATCCTGGGGCACATCGGCGCGCGCGGCACGGCCTATTGGAACGTCCGCCTGCTCGATCGCCTGTTCGACTTCGACGAGATCCGCGTCCATTCCCGCCGCCCCGAAAGCCGCAATGCCTTCGCCGACCGGCTGGCGCACGACCTCGGCAAGCCGGTCGTCGCGACCGAGGATTGGCAGAGCTGCGTCGAGGGCGCCGACATCGTGGTCGAGGCGTCGCGCCTCAACGAACCGACGCCGCTGCTCAAGACCGACTGGATCAAGCCCGGCGCCTTCGTTGTGCCCTACGGCACGATGAGCGCCGTCGAGCTGTCGCTGACCGACATCATGGCGAAGCTCGTGGTCGACGACTGGGGCCAGTGCAAGGGCGGCAAGTTCGGCAGCCTGCGCGCCCATGTCGAGACCGGCCGGCTCTCCGAGGCGACGCTCCATGCCGAGCTCGGCCAGATCGTCGCCGGCCTGAAGCCGGGGCGCGAGAGCGACGACGAAACCAACCTGTTCTGGCACCGCGGCCTGTCGCTGTCCGACATCGCGCTCGGCCACGCCATGCTGGCCAAGGCCGAGCGTCTCGGCATCGGCCAGCGGCTGCGCTTCGCCTGA
- a CDS encoding LLM class flavin-dependent oxidoreductase, protein MRYGYWLPVFGGWLRNVADEGMEASWDYARRLAKRSEEIGYDLTLIAELTMNDIKAADAPTLDAWSTAAALAAVTTRLELMVAVRPTFHHPAALAKQAANIDQISKGRLSLNVVSAWWADEARRYGLAFDTHDDRYARTRDWLAVVDGLWREPMFTHRGSHYTVEDAIVAPKPVSKPRPTLYAGGESEAAKEMIASLCDAYVMHGDPVDRIRTRIEDMRVRRDRLGLPAMRFGMAAYAIVRDSRREAEAELARVTDVHASAAGYENYRQWLGNTQQDVAPSLAEYSVSNRGLRPNFVGTPEEVRERLEEYEAAGLDLVLLQCSPQAEEMERFAAQVIRRT, encoded by the coding sequence ATGCGCTACGGCTATTGGTTGCCGGTGTTTGGAGGCTGGCTGCGCAATGTGGCTGATGAAGGGATGGAGGCGAGCTGGGATTATGCTCGGCGCTTGGCGAAGCGCAGCGAGGAAATCGGCTACGATCTCACGCTGATCGCCGAGCTGACGATGAACGATATCAAGGCGGCGGATGCGCCCACCTTGGATGCCTGGTCGACGGCAGCCGCATTGGCGGCCGTCACCACCCGCCTCGAGCTCATGGTCGCTGTTCGCCCGACCTTCCATCACCCGGCCGCGCTCGCGAAGCAGGCCGCGAATATCGACCAGATCAGCAAGGGCAGGCTGTCGTTGAACGTCGTGTCCGCCTGGTGGGCCGACGAAGCGCGGCGCTACGGTCTCGCGTTCGATACCCACGACGATCGGTATGCGCGCACGCGCGACTGGCTCGCCGTCGTCGATGGTCTCTGGCGTGAGCCGATGTTCACTCACCGCGGTAGTCATTACACGGTCGAAGACGCGATCGTTGCCCCTAAACCGGTGTCGAAGCCGCGTCCCACGCTCTACGCCGGCGGCGAATCAGAGGCGGCGAAAGAGATGATCGCCTCGCTCTGCGACGCCTATGTCATGCACGGCGACCCCGTCGACCGTATCCGGACCCGCATCGAAGACATGCGCGTCCGACGCGATCGGCTGGGCCTGCCGGCGATGCGCTTCGGCATGGCGGCCTATGCCATCGTCCGTGACAGCCGGCGCGAGGCGGAAGCCGAACTCGCCCGCGTCACGGATGTTCATGCCAGCGCCGCCGGATACGAGAATTATCGGCAATGGTTGGGAAATACCCAACAGGATGTGGCACCGTCGCTTGCGGAATATTCCGTCAGCAATCGCGGCCTCAGACCGAACTTCGTCGGCACCCCGGAAGAGGTTCGGGAACGGCTCGAGGAATATGAGGCCGCCGGGCTGGATCTGGTGCTGCTGCAATGCAGCCCGCAAGCCGAGGAAATGGAGCGTTTCGCAGCACAGGTCATCCGCCGCACCTGA
- a CDS encoding YHS domain-containing (seleno)protein, with product MSRLIKIAATTALVIMVWANGAHAESVNETNGVAIKGYDPVAYFTDNKPVKGSKAHAFVYEGVTYQFASEAHQKAFAADPSKYAPQFGGFCAYGVATGHKADIDPTAFSIEDGKLYLNYNDKVRDVWRKDKAGYIPKAKETWPSVSQQTEVLH from the coding sequence ATGTCGAGATTGATAAAAATTGCGGCTACGACGGCCCTGGTCATCATGGTGTGGGCGAACGGCGCCCATGCGGAATCGGTCAATGAAACGAATGGGGTGGCCATCAAGGGCTATGATCCGGTCGCTTACTTCACCGACAACAAGCCGGTGAAGGGCTCGAAGGCACACGCCTTCGTCTATGAAGGTGTCACCTATCAGTTCGCGTCGGAAGCGCACCAGAAGGCCTTCGCCGCGGACCCCTCGAAATATGCGCCGCAATTCGGCGGGTTCTGTGCCTACGGCGTTGCCACCGGCCATAAGGCAGATATCGATCCGACGGCCTTTTCCATCGAAGATGGCAAACTGTACCTAAACTACAACGACAAGGTCCGGGACGTGTGGCGGAAGGACAAGGCCGGCTACATTCCCAAGGCCAAAGAGACTTGGCCTAGCGTGTCGCAGCAAACTGAAGTGTTGCACTGA
- a CDS encoding haloacid dehalogenase type II, with amino-acid sequence MTIRAIVFDAYGTLYDVQSVRSLATELCGGKGELVTQLWRLKQLEYSWLRSLMGDYEDFWPVTRAALEFSLRSVGVEPDPSICDPLMHKYLSLDLHDEARQALDQMSEHKLAILSNGSPMMLDALVVSSGVADLFTDIISVDRAKAFKPDPACYALVEVALGVRPEEVLFVSSNGFDVAGAKRFGFRVAWIERAQGMLAPANSDVGPAEFYRLMRGGEEQLGHQADHRVARLTELAPLLARLGASS; translated from the coding sequence ATGACCATCCGCGCGATTGTCTTCGACGCCTACGGCACGCTCTACGACGTTCAGTCGGTCAGGTCGCTTGCGACCGAGCTCTGTGGCGGCAAGGGCGAACTCGTGACCCAGCTCTGGCGGCTGAAGCAGCTCGAGTACAGCTGGCTCAGGAGCTTGATGGGGGATTACGAGGATTTCTGGCCGGTGACCCGCGCTGCGCTCGAATTCTCGCTCCGGAGCGTCGGCGTCGAGCCTGATCCATCGATCTGCGACCCGCTCATGCACAAGTATCTCAGCCTCGATCTCCATGACGAGGCGCGCCAGGCGCTCGATCAGATGAGTGAGCACAAACTCGCCATCCTGTCGAACGGTAGCCCGATGATGCTGGACGCTCTCGTTGTCTCGAGCGGCGTTGCCGACCTCTTCACCGATATTATCAGCGTCGACCGGGCCAAGGCGTTCAAGCCGGATCCTGCGTGCTATGCCCTGGTCGAGGTGGCACTGGGCGTGCGGCCGGAGGAAGTGCTGTTCGTCTCGTCCAACGGCTTCGATGTCGCCGGTGCCAAGCGCTTTGGCTTCCGTGTCGCCTGGATCGAGCGCGCCCAGGGCATGCTGGCGCCCGCGAACTCGGACGTCGGGCCGGCCGAGTTTTACCGATTGATGCGTGGCGGTGAGGAGCAACTTGGCCACCAGGCCGACCACCGCGTTGCCCGGCTAACGGAACTGGCACCGCTGCTCGCCCGGTTGGGCGCTTCCAGTTAG
- a CDS encoding solute symporter family protein: MSLTLAIFAIILAVTLAITYWAAKRTRTTSDFYAAGSSLTAAQNGFALAGDWCSAAAFLGFTGLTALYGMDGAFYALGPLVAFCTVLFMIAEPLRNAGKYTLGDIILYRMQTRPSLLAAITGTIVVNFAYLTPQMAGAGVLIRLLTGIPYDVAVVLVGIAMILYVAFGGMLATTWVQIVKAGLMLAAAVIVLALALGAVGFDPTALFGRAEAAYGAKFLAPGNYLKNPFDEVSLGLGYVLGLAGLPHVMTRFYTVPDAKTARRSVIWVMFLAGGFFLATTLLGLAATDLVGQDALRAADKGGNLTLPLLAQYLGGGAGSFGGELMLGFVSAVAVATILAVVSALTLSTSGAICHDFYVNWVRRGQVDERRQIQIARVSSVAIGVLAIALGILAQGINVAVLVILAICVAASANFPVLVLSLFWRRFNTGGVVGGILFGLVSSVVLALLGPAMRGADAIWPLVNPTVVSLPLGFLGAVLGTLLAGRDPANEARFDDVLLRVHTGLAADS, from the coding sequence ATGAGCCTGACGCTCGCGATCTTCGCGATCATCCTGGCGGTTACGCTCGCCATCACCTACTGGGCCGCCAAGCGGACACGCACGACCAGCGATTTCTATGCGGCCGGCAGCAGCCTGACCGCCGCGCAGAACGGCTTCGCGCTTGCCGGCGACTGGTGCAGCGCCGCCGCCTTCCTGGGCTTCACCGGTCTGACCGCGCTCTATGGCATGGATGGCGCGTTCTACGCGCTCGGGCCGCTCGTCGCCTTCTGCACCGTGCTGTTCATGATCGCCGAGCCGCTGCGCAACGCCGGCAAATACACGCTCGGCGACATCATTCTCTATCGGATGCAGACGCGGCCCTCGCTGCTTGCCGCCATCACCGGCACGATCGTCGTCAACTTCGCCTATCTGACGCCGCAGATGGCGGGCGCAGGCGTGCTGATCAGGCTCTTGACCGGCATCCCCTATGATGTCGCCGTCGTGCTGGTCGGGATCGCCATGATCCTCTATGTCGCCTTCGGCGGCATGCTGGCCACGACCTGGGTGCAGATCGTCAAGGCCGGGCTGATGCTGGCGGCGGCGGTCATCGTTTTGGCGCTGGCGCTCGGTGCCGTCGGTTTCGATCCGACGGCGCTCTTTGGCCGGGCTGAGGCGGCTTACGGGGCGAAGTTCCTGGCGCCCGGCAACTACCTGAAGAATCCGTTCGATGAAGTGTCGCTGGGCCTGGGCTATGTGCTGGGCCTGGCGGGCCTGCCCCATGTGATGACACGCTTCTACACCGTTCCGGACGCCAAGACGGCGCGGCGGTCGGTCATCTGGGTCATGTTCCTGGCCGGCGGCTTCTTCCTGGCGACCACGCTGCTCGGGCTCGCGGCCACCGACCTGGTCGGGCAGGACGCCCTCCGCGCGGCCGACAAGGGCGGCAACCTGACCTTGCCGCTGCTCGCGCAATATCTGGGCGGCGGCGCCGGCTCGTTCGGCGGCGAGCTCATGCTGGGCTTCGTCTCAGCCGTGGCGGTCGCCACCATCCTGGCCGTGGTCTCGGCCCTGACGCTCTCGACCTCCGGTGCCATCTGCCATGATTTCTACGTGAACTGGGTGCGGCGTGGGCAGGTCGACGAGCGCCGGCAGATCCAGATCGCCCGCGTCTCGTCGGTTGCAATCGGCGTTCTGGCGATCGCCCTCGGCATCCTGGCGCAAGGGATCAACGTTGCGGTGCTCGTGATCCTGGCGATCTGCGTCGCCGCCAGCGCCAACTTCCCGGTCCTGGTGCTGTCGCTGTTCTGGCGCCGCTTCAACACCGGTGGCGTCGTGGGCGGCATCCTGTTCGGGCTGGTCTCATCGGTGGTGCTGGCGCTCCTCGGCCCGGCCATGCGTGGCGCGGACGCGATCTGGCCCTTGGTCAATCCGACGGTGGTATCGCTGCCGCTGGGCTTCCTCGGCGCCGTGCTGGGCACGCTCCTCGCCGGGCGCGATCCGGCCAACGAGGCGCGCTTCGACGACGTGCTGCTCCGCGTCCATACCGGGCTCGCGGCCGACTCCTGA
- a CDS encoding DUF485 domain-containing protein, whose product MVEDVVTYGEVRPIALDHPSAVAELVAKKLRFVGLMTLIYMVSYVGLTVLAGFARALLSAPAIGPVNLGFVLIGANYLIAWGLALIYVRVANRHFDPLADRILGRQAP is encoded by the coding sequence ATGGTCGAAGACGTGGTGACCTATGGGGAGGTCCGGCCGATAGCGCTTGACCACCCAAGTGCCGTGGCCGAGCTCGTGGCGAAGAAGTTGCGCTTCGTCGGCCTCATGACGCTCATCTACATGGTGAGCTATGTCGGCCTGACGGTCCTCGCCGGCTTCGCGCGGGCGCTTCTGTCGGCGCCGGCGATCGGGCCGGTCAATCTGGGCTTCGTGCTGATCGGCGCCAATTACCTGATCGCCTGGGGCCTGGCGCTCATCTATGTGCGTGTCGCCAACCGGCATTTCGATCCCCTGGCCGACCGGATCCTCGGGAGGCAGGCGCCATGA